In one Thermaerobacter sp. PB12/4term genomic region, the following are encoded:
- a CDS encoding SHOCT domain-containing protein — protein MMMHPGWSNGWGLWGMWLAMVAFWLVPLLLVAGIFWLFLGRDRHRGDRGSEPAVFDENRRALAVLKERYARGEISREEFERIKDDIMKS, from the coding sequence ATGATGATGCATCCGGGGTGGAGCAACGGTTGGGGCCTGTGGGGGATGTGGCTGGCCATGGTGGCCTTCTGGCTCGTGCCGCTGTTGCTGGTGGCCGGCATCTTCTGGCTCTTCCTGGGGCGGGACCGCCATCGTGGGGACCGGGGGTCCGAGCCAGCGGTTTTCGACGAGAACCGCCGGGCCCTTGCCGTCCTCAAGGAGCGGTACGCCCGGGGCGAGATCAGCCGCGAGGAGTTCGAGCGGATCAAGGACGACATCATGAAATCGTAG
- a CDS encoding response regulator transcription factor, protein METGEYGHNSGDAPSPDRHPGPHAPAVLVVDDEAEIRRLLRLYLERAGFVVMEAGDGTSALAAFDAAGRQGRPVAAVVLDLMLPGMDGWEVCERLRERSPVPILMLTARGDIHERLHGFQLGADDYVVKPFDPREIVARVRALLRRGMPAAGATRPPGAEPALELGRLVIDPGARTVTVDGQPVPLTRTEFDLLYILARHRGQTLGRQQILDRLRGGDYFGDERVVDSHVRNLREKLEAFGLRHLIATVWGVGYRFDG, encoded by the coding sequence ATGGAGACGGGAGAGTACGGCCACAATTCCGGTGATGCACCGTCACCGGACCGCCATCCCGGCCCGCACGCCCCGGCCGTCCTGGTGGTGGACGACGAGGCGGAAATCCGGCGCCTGCTCCGGCTGTACCTGGAACGGGCCGGGTTCGTCGTGATGGAAGCCGGCGATGGTACGTCCGCCCTGGCGGCTTTCGATGCGGCCGGGCGACAAGGCCGCCCCGTAGCGGCGGTGGTGCTCGACCTGATGCTTCCCGGCATGGACGGGTGGGAGGTCTGCGAACGGCTCCGGGAACGCAGCCCGGTGCCCATCCTCATGCTTACCGCCCGCGGTGACATCCACGAGCGGCTGCACGGCTTTCAACTGGGGGCCGACGACTATGTGGTCAAACCTTTCGACCCGCGGGAGATCGTGGCCCGCGTCCGGGCCCTCCTCCGCCGCGGGATGCCCGCTGCCGGGGCGACCCGGCCTCCGGGGGCCGAACCGGCCCTTGAACTCGGCCGGCTGGTCATCGACCCAGGCGCCCGCACGGTGACGGTCGACGGGCAACCCGTCCCGCTGACCCGCACCGAGTTCGACCTTCTCTACATCCTGGCCCGCCACCGCGGCCAGACGCTGGGCCGCCAGCAGATCCTGGACCGCCTGCGGGGCGGCGACTATTTCGGCGACGAGCGGGTCGTCGACAGCCACGTTCGCAACCTGAGGGAAAAGCTCGAGGCTTTCGGGCTGCGCCACCTCATCGCCACCGTCTGGGGCGTGGGGTACCGTTTTGATGGTTAG
- the menE gene encoding o-succinylbenzoate--CoA ligase: MPDWLHRQAELQPGGLALLVAGDPAASRDERCWTFAALDAAATALAERLRAAGVQPGQTVAALAANEPGYVVLIHALIRAGAVLVPLNVRLTPAELAWQVADSGADWLIYGQGFGETAAAVAAHPSSEPAQATRAPSRSKGRPCLLSLADLAGVGPAAAASAGPAAMASTGVAASVSAAADSTVTTSGLSAAIDLAAPHCIIYTSGTTGRPKGAVLTYGNHFWSAVQSALNLGLHRDDRWLCCVPLFHVSGLSIVFRSVIYGIPMVLHRRFDPAAVNASIERHRVTVISVVATMLQRMLDERGPRPYPEHLRCVLLGGGPAPRPLLEACAARGIPVVQTYGMTETASQFATLAPVDALRKLGSAGKPLFFNRLRIVDERGRDLPPGQVGEIAVQGPTVSPGYHHRPDATARAWRDGWFHTGDLGYLDEEGYLYVADRRDDLIISGGENIYPAEVEAVLLAHPAVEEAGVVGVPDPEWGQVPVAVVRLRDPHLDTAPDAGLGSGRHAVPEAGRTPAPARDPERSRASAPVLAAQPSRYGSPAPDPAPHPSPVTEEALLRFCAERLARYKVPRRVFFTSEPLPRTASGKLQRHGLRQRLGSG; the protein is encoded by the coding sequence ATGCCCGACTGGCTTCACCGGCAGGCGGAACTGCAACCCGGCGGGCTGGCCTTGCTGGTGGCCGGCGATCCGGCCGCGAGCCGTGACGAACGCTGCTGGACCTTCGCGGCGCTGGACGCCGCGGCGACGGCACTGGCCGAGCGGCTCCGGGCAGCCGGTGTCCAGCCGGGCCAGACCGTCGCGGCGCTGGCGGCCAACGAGCCCGGGTACGTGGTGCTGATCCACGCCCTGATTCGGGCGGGCGCTGTACTGGTTCCCCTCAACGTGCGCCTGACGCCGGCCGAACTGGCCTGGCAGGTGGCCGACAGCGGCGCCGACTGGCTGATCTACGGCCAGGGGTTCGGGGAGACCGCAGCGGCAGTGGCGGCCCACCCTTCTTCCGAGCCGGCGCAAGCCACCCGGGCACCGTCCCGCTCGAAGGGGCGGCCTTGCCTTCTCTCCCTGGCCGATCTGGCCGGTGTCGGGCCCGCTGCGGCGGCTTCCGCCGGTCCCGCCGCCATGGCTTCCACCGGGGTCGCCGCCTCGGTCTCCGCCGCCGCGGATTCCACTGTCACGACCTCGGGCCTTTCAGCCGCCATCGACCTGGCGGCGCCCCACTGCATCATCTACACCTCGGGGACCACGGGCCGGCCCAAGGGCGCCGTCCTGACCTACGGCAACCACTTCTGGAGCGCCGTCCAGTCGGCCCTCAACCTGGGCCTTCACCGGGACGACCGCTGGCTCTGCTGCGTGCCCCTCTTCCACGTCAGCGGGCTGTCCATCGTCTTCCGGTCGGTGATCTACGGGATCCCCATGGTGCTGCACCGGCGGTTCGACCCGGCGGCGGTCAACGCGTCCATCGAGCGGCACCGGGTGACGGTGATCTCGGTGGTGGCCACCATGCTCCAGCGCATGCTGGACGAACGCGGCCCCCGGCCCTACCCCGAGCACCTGCGCTGCGTGCTCCTGGGGGGCGGGCCGGCCCCGCGGCCGCTGCTGGAGGCCTGCGCCGCCCGCGGCATCCCGGTGGTGCAGACCTACGGCATGACGGAGACGGCCTCCCAGTTTGCGACCCTGGCCCCCGTCGACGCCCTGCGCAAGCTGGGCTCGGCCGGCAAGCCGCTGTTCTTCAACCGGCTGCGCATCGTGGACGAACGCGGCCGCGACCTGCCGCCCGGCCAGGTGGGGGAGATCGCGGTGCAGGGTCCCACGGTCAGCCCGGGGTACCACCACCGGCCCGACGCCACCGCCCGCGCCTGGCGAGACGGCTGGTTCCACACCGGCGACCTGGGCTACCTGGATGAGGAGGGCTACCTCTACGTGGCCGATCGCCGGGACGACCTGATCATCTCCGGCGGTGAGAACATCTACCCGGCGGAGGTGGAGGCGGTGCTGCTGGCCCACCCGGCGGTGGAGGAGGCCGGGGTGGTCGGGGTGCCGGATCCGGAGTGGGGGCAGGTGCCGGTGGCGGTGGTGCGGCTGCGTGACCCCCACCTAGACACCGCACCGGATGCGGGCCTTGGCTCCGGGAGGCACGCGGTCCCGGAAGCGGGTCGCACGCCGGCCCCTGCCCGGGACCCGGAGCGGAGCCGCGCCTCAGCCCCCGTGCTGGCAGCGCAACCGAGCCGGTACGGGTCCCCGGCCCCTGACCCGGCCCCGCACCCGTCTCCGGTGACGGAAGAGGCCCTCCTGCGCTTCTGTGCCGAGCGGCTGGCGCGGTACAAGGTGCCCCGCAGGGTCTTCTTCACCTCCGAACCCCTGCCGCGCACCGCCAGCGGCAAGCTGCAACGGCATGGGCTGCGACAGCGGCTCGGCTCGGGGTAG
- a CDS encoding acetamidase/formamidase family protein, translating to MAHTIHSRHVHYGWDNGLEPVLEVEPGETVEFEVVDASGGQLNPGSTAADVARLDFERVNPVTGPVFIKGAKPGDVLEVEILEFGPARWGWTAIIPGFGLLADEFPEPYLKIWDLSGTGDRAWFNERIAVPLNPFPGTIGVALPEPGRHSIVPPRKNGGNLDIRHLTTGTRLLLPVWVEGALFSIGDTHAAQGDGEVCGTAIEAAMQVACRFRVRRDLRLDEPAFIVPGPLASGQDPRGYFVTTGISDHLMEATRKAVRAMIRYLGETYHLEPAEAYALASVAVDLKISEVVDAPNWVISAFLPQSLFVR from the coding sequence ATGGCCCACACCATCCATTCCCGTCACGTCCACTACGGCTGGGACAACGGCCTCGAGCCGGTGCTGGAAGTCGAACCCGGCGAGACGGTTGAGTTCGAGGTGGTCGATGCCTCGGGCGGCCAGCTGAACCCCGGTTCGACCGCCGCGGACGTGGCACGGCTTGACTTCGAGCGGGTCAATCCCGTCACCGGACCGGTGTTCATCAAGGGGGCGAAGCCGGGGGACGTGCTGGAGGTCGAGATCCTAGAGTTCGGTCCCGCCCGCTGGGGCTGGACGGCCATCATCCCCGGGTTTGGCCTTCTGGCCGACGAGTTCCCGGAACCCTACCTCAAGATCTGGGACCTGTCGGGGACCGGTGACCGCGCCTGGTTCAACGAGCGCATCGCCGTACCCCTCAACCCCTTCCCGGGCACCATCGGCGTCGCTCTGCCCGAGCCCGGGCGGCACAGCATCGTCCCGCCGCGGAAGAACGGCGGCAATCTGGACATCCGCCACCTGACCACCGGCACCCGGCTGCTCCTGCCGGTGTGGGTCGAGGGGGCGCTCTTCTCCATCGGCGACACCCACGCTGCGCAGGGCGACGGGGAGGTGTGCGGCACGGCCATCGAGGCGGCCATGCAGGTGGCCTGCCGCTTCCGCGTCCGCCGCGACCTGCGCCTGGACGAACCGGCCTTCATCGTGCCGGGCCCGCTGGCGTCGGGCCAGGACCCGCGGGGCTACTTCGTCACCACCGGGATCAGCGACCACCTGATGGAGGCCACCCGCAAGGCCGTGCGGGCGATGATCCGCTATCTGGGGGAGACCTACCACCTGGAGCCTGCGGAGGCCTACGCCCTGGCCAGCGTGGCCGTGGACCTCAAGATCAGCGAGGTCGTCGACGCGCCCAACTGGGTGATCTCGGCGTTCCTCCCCCAGTCCCTGTTCGTCCGGTGA
- a CDS encoding type II toxin-antitoxin system death-on-curing family toxin: MSLTPAQILYLHDLALEFGGGAPGVLDVGRVEAAVARALQTVGGQPAYLTPVAQAAACAHALVRDHPFVDGNKRTAFLALGLWLASEGLVFDPPPAEAVEVMERVAVGDMDERELARWVERWVRRRDGQTKLS, from the coding sequence ATGAGTCTCACCCCCGCTCAGATCCTCTACCTACACGACCTGGCCCTCGAGTTCGGCGGTGGCGCGCCAGGGGTTCTTGACGTAGGTCGCGTTGAGGCGGCTGTTGCGAGGGCGCTCCAGACTGTCGGTGGACAACCTGCTTACCTGACGCCTGTTGCACAGGCAGCGGCGTGTGCGCATGCCCTTGTGCGCGACCACCCGTTTGTGGATGGAAACAAGCGGACGGCTTTCTTGGCACTCGGCCTCTGGCTTGCGTCCGAAGGTCTCGTCTTCGATCCGCCACCAGCGGAGGCGGTTGAGGTCATGGAACGGGTAGCGGTTGGTGACATGGATGAGCGGGAACTGGCACGATGGGTGGAGCGGTGGGTCAGGAGACGAGACGGTCAGACGAAGTTGTCGTGA
- a CDS encoding AbrB/MazE/SpoVT family DNA-binding domain-containing protein, whose product MAMGIRRILRIGQSLGVTLPARELHELGLKEGAPVEVEVDRVLRRVVIRPLDSATGVDPSFVEEARRFAERHRVILEELARR is encoded by the coding sequence ATGGCCATGGGGATCCGGCGAATCTTACGAATCGGCCAGAGCCTTGGTGTTACCCTGCCCGCCCGGGAGCTTCATGAGCTGGGGCTGAAGGAGGGTGCTCCGGTCGAGGTCGAGGTGGATCGTGTCCTGCGGCGGGTGGTCATCCGGCCCTTGGACTCCGCGACAGGCGTTGACCCGTCGTTTGTCGAGGAGGCCCGGCGATTCGCCGAACGGCATCGGGTCATCCTCGAAGAGCTCGCCCGGCGATGA
- a CDS encoding response regulator transcription factor, with amino-acid sequence MTGRATILIVDDEPDLTRLLAEHLTREGFATRAAPDAETALRLLDEEPCDLVILDIMLPGVDGIDLLRRIRDPRRGWPDLPVIMLSARGSVVDKTVGLSLGADDYVAKPFSLLELTARVHAVLRRSRTRATQPATVDPAPLATAGAPGPSAPPPSPGREAAPPAAAFVREPQGTGGEVVRCGPLTMDLAAARVWVDGKQVHLTAREYQLLAWWIRHPERVFTKQQIYEAVWGEPYVTDDNTVAVHIHRLRAKIERNPERPEIIQTVRGLGYRLVCGP; translated from the coding sequence GTGACGGGGCGGGCGACCATCCTCATCGTGGATGACGAGCCGGATCTGACCCGGCTTCTGGCCGAGCACCTGACGCGGGAGGGCTTCGCGACCCGGGCGGCGCCGGATGCGGAGACCGCCCTCCGGCTGCTGGACGAGGAGCCGTGCGACCTGGTCATCCTGGACATCATGCTGCCGGGGGTGGACGGGATCGACCTGTTGCGCCGGATCCGCGACCCCCGGCGGGGATGGCCCGACCTGCCGGTGATCATGCTCTCCGCCCGTGGCAGCGTGGTGGACAAGACGGTGGGCCTCTCCTTGGGCGCCGACGACTACGTCGCCAAGCCCTTCAGCCTGCTGGAGCTGACCGCCCGCGTGCACGCGGTGCTGCGCCGGTCCCGGACCCGAGCCACGCAGCCGGCTACGGTGGACCCGGCGCCGCTGGCGACCGCTGGCGCGCCGGGCCCCTCGGCCCCGCCGCCGTCACCCGGCCGGGAGGCGGCGCCCCCCGCGGCCGCGTTCGTCCGGGAACCGCAGGGGACCGGCGGCGAGGTGGTCCGGTGCGGGCCCCTCACCATGGACCTGGCGGCAGCCCGGGTCTGGGTGGACGGGAAGCAGGTCCACCTCACCGCCAGGGAGTACCAGCTGCTGGCATGGTGGATCCGCCACCCCGAGCGGGTCTTCACCAAGCAGCAGATCTACGAAGCCGTTTGGGGCGAGCCCTACGTGACCGACGACAACACGGTCGCCGTCCACATCCACCGGCTGCGGGCGAAGATCGAGCGCAACCCGGAGCGGCCGGAGATCATCCAGACCGTCCGCGGGCTGGGATACCGGCTGGTCTGCGGGCCATGA
- a CDS encoding sensor histidine kinase KdpD: MSSHGFGLAAGPWPVAALLALAVALLALAACWGLRRELGRLARAVDEARSGDVLTRFHSRAPGLKALAAAFNQILRRLHDLEAERRRDEQRRRQLLAALSHDLRTPLTAVLGYLEAVAGGHLDPVTEQQYLATACRKGRELWETLDRIFEWARLDLEVADLPSPRINLAERLRQVLIEFYPAFHQQGVALRPELPEEAWVRCHPDLVDRVTRNLVDNALRHARGITCLAVTLRPAGRTWELVVADDGEPVAADVLANLFVPFHRRPGSPGAGLGLAISRQLARAWGGDLRACPRRPRGLAFIVSWPRSEPVAASRAAQAAATPVGGRPGEGETRR; encoded by the coding sequence ATGAGCAGCCATGGATTCGGGCTGGCGGCGGGGCCGTGGCCGGTGGCGGCCCTCCTGGCGCTGGCCGTGGCGCTGCTGGCGCTGGCCGCCTGCTGGGGCCTGCGCCGGGAGCTCGGGCGCCTGGCCCGGGCGGTGGACGAGGCCCGGAGCGGCGACGTCCTGACCCGCTTCCACTCCCGGGCCCCCGGGCTGAAGGCGCTCGCGGCCGCGTTCAACCAGATCCTGCGCCGCCTGCACGACCTGGAGGCCGAGCGCAGGCGCGACGAGCAGCGCCGCCGTCAACTCCTGGCGGCCCTCTCCCATGACCTGCGCACGCCGCTGACGGCGGTGCTGGGCTACCTGGAGGCCGTCGCCGGCGGCCACCTCGATCCCGTAACCGAACAGCAATACCTCGCCACGGCTTGCCGGAAGGGCCGGGAGCTGTGGGAGACCCTGGACCGGATCTTCGAGTGGGCGCGCCTCGACCTGGAGGTCGCGGACCTGCCCTCCCCCCGCATCAACCTGGCGGAGCGGCTGCGCCAGGTCCTGATCGAGTTCTACCCTGCGTTCCACCAGCAGGGCGTCGCACTGCGGCCGGAGCTCCCCGAAGAGGCCTGGGTGCGGTGTCACCCCGACCTGGTGGACCGCGTCACCCGGAACCTGGTCGACAACGCGCTCCGCCACGCGCGCGGGATCACGTGCCTGGCGGTGACCCTGCGTCCCGCGGGTCGCACCTGGGAGCTGGTGGTGGCGGACGACGGCGAGCCCGTCGCCGCCGACGTGCTGGCGAACCTGTTCGTCCCCTTCCACCGGCGCCCGGGATCGCCCGGAGCAGGGCTGGGTCTGGCGATCAGCCGCCAGCTGGCCCGTGCCTGGGGCGGGGACCTGCGCGCCTGCCCGCGGCGGCCGCGGGGACTCGCGTTCATCGTCTCCTGGCCGCGATCCGAGCCCGTGGCGGCGTCCCGGGCTGCGCAGGCGGCGGCCACCCCGGTGGGAGGTCGCCCCGGCGAGGGCGAAACGCGCCGGTAG